A segment of the Lolium perenne isolate Kyuss_39 chromosome 3, Kyuss_2.0, whole genome shotgun sequence genome:
TAGAATTCTCATTGTGACAACTTGTTTGTCAGAATGACATCTTGTTCCAACCTTCAAAGATAAACCTCTTACTAAGGAGTATGGCAACTAATGGTGAGTATGATACTTGCGCCTTGTGGTACCAACGTTTTAGTGTTGACATAGAAGTTTTTGGTAGAATACTGTTAGAATTTTGTAGTTCTTATTGCTCTCATATATTTAGGTTCAACGACATGACAATTGGTGATTTATTTTAATTTATTTATTTTGCAATTCTATACTTCTAACTTAAGAAAAATATATTTACATAGAGGCAGTGTAGTATTTTATTAAATACTTTGATTGTCGGAAGTGTCATATATTCTGCAAGACAGCTGGTGGATCAATTGCAATTGCTGACCAATATATACATAGGTATGCAAATTTCAGTTCCATATTTCGTGATTCCATATATTTACATAATTCCCTATAATTATGCTGACATAATAGATGGGCGCGGCAACTCGCGCCACCATGCACTCGAAGATGAAGTGAGAGCTTGCTTGAAGGGCCTGGAGCTTAGCCTCCAACATAGCCACATGGTTGCATGCTCAGTATCTATGTCTTCATGCCTACAAAACTACTGCACACTATACTCTGTCTGCAGTGTCACGGACAAGAATGTCACCTTCTCCGGTCAAATACCAAAGGCAGCCGTGCAATCTCTTTTTCTTCAGTAGCATAAACCATAATGCATAATGCTTCTCCAGTGGCTGCTGAGCTTTACTTCCATGCCCATACTTGGATATAGCTTACATATAAAGCAATTCCACATTGCAGGTACAGATTTTGGAGTAGTCAAAATGATCATCCTTTATTTCTTAATTCTTACTTGGTTCCAATGCCTACTATCAGCGAGATCTTCATGATTAATCAGGTGGAGGAACATAAGTTTCTCATTAAACCAATTGCTCAAAGGAGGCATATGTCCTCCAGTTTGGTTGGATAGTTAAGTAATATATTTATTATGTATTACTGGATACTGAGCAATATATTTCCTTTACCAAGGTGCACACAATTTTATTGAATTTAGACTTTTGATGGTACAAGCTGTATGTTCTATAGTTTTTCGTATGTGCTTCGGTGCAGCTTTATTTCTTGATCCACTATGGCAACTGGCATTCTAAGTATGCCAAATATGAATTTCAGTTGATTGGTTTGCTTAGTTGGGTTTGAATGATAGCTGACTTTCCTTTTTTCGGAGGTAGAAAATATTCTGAAGAAAATGCATATGGAGCAATCTTGATGGTGTTCTTCATCAGGCGAGAGGTAGGTTTGTTACCTTAGTCCACAGAGTTTACTATATCTAAATTTACTGTTATCAATCTGGAAGGTAACTGATTCTAAcatgcaattaaaattcaatctAAAACACGCCGATTGCTCAACATTGGCATGAATGCGGAAGTGACCTTTTGGTATTGCTCGACAAGCAATGGTACTGTACGAAGATCAAAGAATGCTGACTAGAGTGAGCTCTGCCATCTGTGTACAAATTTGGTAAAAATCATTTGAGTTTcctgttttcttatgtttctatAATTTATATATTATAGCATAAGTAGTTTGACTACTATCAGGCCAAGAGAAAATGAGCTAAAATTGACTATGTTGATTGTTGGCCAATGTTTTAGTTTAAGTACTGTCAGTCATCTGATATTATAGCAAATACATGGCTAATTGTTGATGTTGAATGATGCGCATGACAGAAGATTCTTTTTTTATAAGATCTTGCCTCCTCTTCTAtattttgtttttattcaagCCTTTCCCGGGCTCTACCAATGTGAGACTTGccctcttttcttttttccttcgaTCCAGGCTCCCTTTATTGATAACTGTATAAATGAAAGCTTAAATCGATGTTGCTAATGTTTAAATCTTACTGCCTACAGGAAGTAGGATCCAAGTGACTGATGCTTTATATTTTCATTTAATTTGTGTCACAAAATTTTGATATGTGAAACATTTTTTCCTATATAGGGTCCCTTGGATCTCCTTATGTAGCCCCATCATTTTTTTTACTTTCTCAGTTTGCTACCATATCAGGTAACTTTTATTTGCATGGTACATGTGATGAGTGTTGTAAATACTCTTTATGCACACGCCCTTTTAATTCTTTTGCATTGGTTTCCTGGTCAAGTTTGTGAGGTCAAAATTGGTAAGAACAAAAAAGTTTACTTATTTAGAACTGCATAATCGTCTTGTGGGAAAACCCTCAATATTTAATGGTAAATTGTTCTCTCTCTCCATAGGATTTCGCCTCAGTCCtatgcttttttttttcttgctAGGTAATACTACTAAAATTAGGCAACAGCTTAACATATTGATTGGTCGCCAGTTAGTTTGTGTTCTTGATGAATATACAAATTAAGTGCCATCTGGCTTTCTTTTGCAAGACTTTTCTTCAGGAAAAATAAGAATAATTCAAACACATGCTAATGCATTCTTCCTGTGTTGTATGTGTAGGTTATTATATTCTTTCCATACAAACTAAAGAAATTTAAGTTGTTAGAAGTTCCGGCTCCTTTTTGCCCCTGTCTTTTAACATCATTTTCTGGTGTGCAGGTTAGCAGGCAAGCTTGATGAAATAGGTCAACATGGTAACCAGTATCAACCTCTATAACTTAGGATGTTGTTTAAtggtgtttttattttctttataATACTCATTATGATTATACAGTTCAGTAATTCAATGAGTCGCATCCAGAATTTCCTGGTGTGACTAATGAAGTCGAGGATTTCCCCCCTGTATTCTCTTCATGACTCCTACTTTAATTTGACAGTTACCACAAAATTGTGAAGAAGTTAAATTGAACGTAGATGACTTAAGTGAAGTTTAAATGATGGGTTCTTTAATGGATTACCAATTATATAGAACATAATTGTATTAttaacttgaaaagatggaatgtGGTGCTTAATTGTCAATGAGCTGCAACATGAATAATTTCAAGTCTTTATGCTGAGCTTGAGGATTATAAGATTTATTTTAATAGGCTTAGAACAACATATTGTTATTACTTTTCACCTAAAGTTATTTGGCATTTACTAGGGCCAGAAGCACGCCTTTATGATTATCATATGGAATGTCGGCAATCGAAGTTAGGCTTGAACTTGCAGCATCATAGAGGTTTAATCATCGGACATGGCCAAACTCTAGACACAATGCTCAAAATATTTGACACAATGTCCACATATTTGCATAATTTCTATCATTATATGGCAGGAAGGACGGGCACAGCAACGCGCGCCATCATGATCTAGTAATGTGTACAAGAGGAGGTACTGAGTGGATTTGGATGCCCGGACTCTGTTCCGGGTCAACAACTTTGGAGGTGGTAGGCATGCATTGTTCATCACCTCCAAAGCAGTTAAGACAAGTTTCATGAGATAGAGGGAGTAGAAGTGATAAAAAAAAATTGCGAACACGCAAAAGCTTTGCGTGTCATTGCATTAGAAGAAAAAGAAGCGGACTACAACGGTTCTGGCATTCTAGAGGGAATGCGGGTACAAGGCGTGCTAGAATGGTAGGGCGACCATGAGCATGCCGAGAGAGTACAACGCCCGAAAAAGAGTGTAGAGTCCTATCTCCAAATGTTGCACAGCCCTACCGCACCTGATAGCTTCCAAAGCTCCACTTCTTCAGTGATACGCTTGAAGATACCTCGAGCAGTTTCCGCCGAGCGCTTCAAGACGCGGCTGTTCCTCTCCTTCCAGAGTGTCCAGACCATGAGGAGGACAAGGGAGTCGAACCCTTTCCTCAGCTGCTGCGGGACGCGTCGCCTTGAGTTGGGCCACCACTCGATGAGCATATCACCGGCCAAGGGCGTCAGGTGCGACAAGTTGCAGCGCTGGAGCGTGGCATGCCAGACCTCCCTAGCGAGGACGCAACCGAGGGCGAGATGATCCGCCGTCTCAGGGGCCTGCTCACAAAGAGGGCAGCTAGAATGGGACTGCATACCATGCCGCAACATGCGATCCACCGTCCAAATGCGCCGTTGCATTACAAGCTAGATGTCGATCTTGCACTTGGCTGGGGCCTATGTCTTCCAAATGGTCTTGCCGCAGGGGAAGAATTCCAGCCCGAGGAAGAAAGCCTTGTAAGCCGTGCTCGCGGAGTACTCAGCCGTCGTGCTCCACTTCCACTCAACTCGGTCCGGCGTGCCAGGGGCGAGGACAACGAGTTGCAGCGCATCCACGAGGCGAAGGAACTGCGTGAGCACTGGGACACTCAGGGGGCCAGTGATGTCTCGGATCCACCGCCGATTCAGCAGCACGGATTCAACTGTCCTGGAGTGCTGGGAGGCAGAGGACACGGCAGCGAAGAGCGCAGGCGCGGAGGCCCTGAGGGGAGTGTCATTGAGCCATGGATCAGTCCAGAAGAGTGCTGTGCGCCCGTCCCCGAGAACGACGCGGGTGGACGCGTCGAAGAGATCCTGGACCTTCGGCTCAACCTGTAGAGGGAGGTCAGTCCAGCAGCCTCGTCGCATCCTTCGCAGCCACAGCCAACGAGCGCGCAGGGAAAACCCAAGAAGCTTGAGGTTCAGCACACCTAGCCCTCCATACTCCACCGGCTGACAAACCTGATCCCAGGCCACAAGGCAGTGCCCGCCCGAGACCGCCTCCGATCCCTTCCAGAAAAAGGCGCGGATATGCTTCTCCAAGAATTGCAGGAGCCAAGCGGGCAGCTCCATCGCAATGGAGAGGTAGATCGGGATGGAGGTGATCACGGACTTGATCAGAACGAGGCGCCCAGCAAAGGTGTAGAAGGTCGCGTTCCCGGGTGCGAGCCGGTGACAGATGGTGTTGACGATGGGCTGCAAGGAGGCCCTCGGCAGCCTCTTGTATGACAACGGAAGTGATAATTATTTAACATAAGCACATAAACATGATCTTTAACCGGTAAGTGTAGCTAGAGAACCGTGACCTGCGACCATGGCGACGAGGGCTGGCCTGCCGCCGCCAGCAGCCTGATCTCCTCCTCCGACGTTCTTTCCTAGCTCTGCGACCAGATCTGGAATCCCCTCGAAGCCCTCTTCCCGTCCCTCCGTCTGCCATGTAGGGGCTCGACCTGCTATCCCCGCCGCTGCTCCTGCAGTTTCTCCTCCCCATGGCCGCGACGGCGGCCTCCCCGGCCTCGCCGCCCTCCGCTGCCGCACTCGCTGCAGCTCCAGCTCGTCGCTCGTCACGGCTGCCTCCTGCAGAGAGGTTTCGGAAGGAGAATGGCGGGTTGGTCGTCTCGGGCGCGGCCGTCTCTAGGCCTGTAATGGCGACACTCCCTCCTCCACTTCTGTAGGAAGGGCAAGCGTGGGAGCTGTGCTCTCGAGCGCCGCCACTCCCGTCTGTGCCAGCTACGACATCTGCCCGGTCACCGTCTGGCGAGCTGCTGCCGCTGCCTCACGGAGCCCCGTCTTGGTCTTCCGCTGCTGAGGCCGTTGTTGTCagtgatgaggaagacgaagaggTCCTGGCCCCCCAGACGCCGCCGTCTTCTTCAACTCCGCCGCGCCTCCTTGTCTGCCAGGTTGGTGGCGAGCCTGTGGAGGCTgcacctgtcaacacccggatttttaagtccagatgcctattatgccatacatcgcaatcccaggaagattatttttgcgagacataacagttgaatatcatagagtcatcattgattacaacacataatcgtcttacaaccatagatcacatgatccaatattacacaaatagttggtctaatgaccaacaacacaatacgtagcggaagcgaagtagtagtggactatctattccacaggcaacgcttgacgttagaagatgctcctagttatcgtagacttcCTGCTGTCCGTCGTcttgatactgttgctcctcctcatagtctggcatttgaatagccagggacacagccatgagtactttaaggtactcgcaaactaatactaatgtaagtgcttagCAAATTTTAgtgagggtgctaagctctaagttttgTTTGCATAaagtcaagtttagttcacaaacatttagtaaagactccTCATTTTTGCTAAcccactcaagtgggaacattagtgtcattcccacaaatcaattgtgattcaagtcaagtcacctttTAGTTCAACATTCCCTTTCAAAACCCAAaattctgacaacggaacagtatggcctttccaatcgtccgtaaccgtggacacggctattcgaataggtttaacactctgcagaggttgtactcttgtgccacaacttttgattacatccgtcgaggataaccccgaatcatcgtaactcagtacgcggatcatcaaccataacctttcacttatataccctagtataggcacctctccccatgagtttggcctcccggtgaaaacaaaccgtcaacccgggaactgcacagggcttgggtcgtacattcacctcatattcacatcatttcacttctaacggaggcagcctcggcataacccctatgatgcttgtttagagggaacccatactaggatacacaaacttctagttaagccctacccataatcaggtattgtgggggtacttgtataattggaaaggtatcgcattcaaacccaaccatcagtttttgtaaagttcaccatgtcattcacaagtcatattcaccttcaaaatctttcaatagaatgactcatcattccaaggttttcaaagtcattggttttcacaagttcctatctagagtagtcaattttagttgcaCTAGCCACTAGGCATGAGTGGTGCTAACTTACTTGTAGCtatttaggctaagtttgatgctcttgtactcctcttatacttagaccaaagttaactataaaaggaagcttTAATAAATAAGGTAaaaactttgcaagaataaaacttgggatgggatcatgaagcataaagtaataggtgagtgtgccttgctctggtagagctttgcactttgcaagaatattagcttgccttgagcagggtagtggtcaaagttctcttcctcctcctggaagtagccctcctcctcttgatactcctcggtactagcgtctatacatgaatacgaggtatacaatcaccaaacaaaacttATATGCTAGACTAAACACACCAAAGGTTCACACAAGCTTATTCTAACATCACATCATTCATAGCATGGTGATTGActtggttttcttatttaagagaaaaataatttcctctcattacaattattgatttggtttgctatttaattctttggagaaaataatttcctctcactaaatcttattaagatttaatctcctcaagtaataataaggtatgaatatatgttgaccaaggtccacatttcatatctattatatgggagtatgatttaaatgaggtgctactccTCATGCATGTTAAGAAtagcatggtaaagatttaatatcactaagtaataAAATATGAGGTTCATTAGACTAAGGGCATTACCTCATATGGAATTACttgggatcaagatttaaatgagagagtagctctcataccatttaaacaatttaatttaaatgatttaaatgaactagaaatggctccatagccattattttgctctagtccatgatcatgcaaacaatTTCGCTatctttttgcataaacaattagattaCACCAaaagtgatttatgagagttggattcaactcaaaatcaattatggttgaattttaaataaagtttgaagtttgaaaagggcctgccttgttatttttaccatTTGAAATCTACCATGAAACTGAGCGTGAGACCAGTGGGATGGTTTAGGTAATTTCATAGGCTTTCCAAAGATATAAAATTTGCTGAATTTGGtgcagtagatttgaaactattcaaatttgaaaacagtGCCAGTATTGAAATTCTAACTAATCcagaaatttgaattcaaacgaaGGGGTTAGGCGGGAAAGATTCTGGGCCACAGCAAGGAAAATAAACGGGCCAGCCCATCTGCGCAGCTCGCGCGAGTGGGCTTCCTGACTGGTGGGGCCCTCTTGTCAGCGAGCGTTTCacagcgaaacggtatggaggattgtggggcgttggattagaacgcgatcgtgcggtgcacgatcgtcgtcttctccggcgagaagcgaCATACTGGCggtgagcctagggggtgggagagcctaccggcgttcccgcggttGATGGCGAGGTGCGCGGCGACGTTGGCGTGGACGACGAGGCTCCTGGTACAAACGGCGTGGcgtggggaggctccaatcgacggcggcgacctgcgggtactggcggctccgatcgtcaaattggggctactccggcgacgattgagctAGCTAACGAGTCGAGGAGAAGCAGAGATGGGAGGAGAACTGGATGGTGTGAAGGATTGAGACGcaggagtgctctatttatagaggggaGGAGGTGCTGCGGGTGCCGAGGAAGGTCGAGCATGGCGCGGCGGttccagggcgcgaaggggcaaggtaaGGACGGCGTCGTGTAGGCGGCatcatggcgatgctcaacggctagctggcgcagagaaatGGTGAAGGGATCGACCGGGAGCGTGCAGTGACTGCCACTGTACTGGCGGCGGAAAGTCGACGAGGACGATGGCAACGGTGCCTCCGCGTGCATTTGAGGATGTCTACGAGCTAGAGGGTGTAGTGGTGTCGCTTGATGCAGAAGGAGAGGGGTAGGGAAGTACTGAGGCGATGGGGCGAGCGGCGCTCCGGCGCGTCCagtacgcggtgagcgcgcgtacTGGCGTGCACTGGCATGGTTCTGGGCGCGTGCTGCCTGGCCAATGCCAGCCTCGCACGAGCTCAGGCTGTGCACTGCGATGATCAACAAGGTCAGGGGATTCTCCAGGACAAGGTAAAAGTGAGAGGGGAGGAGCAGAGAGGTGAGTGGCATGCTGGCCggcatggtgcatggcatggtgatGAAAGGAGGCTTTCCAGGCTTTTATCAGCAAGAGCAAGGACATGGCTTGATGCAGGAGACACAGAGGAGCAACAATCATCTCAGTAGCAAAGGGATTTAGGCTAAAACCTGCTGTGTAAAAGGGTGTGTGAGTTTTGCAAATTGttgcctgccatgtgttcgacacaatggtcgcatgaagaaaatatttgtatttttcaaatatttttggtggagttggtttGAATAAATattggagtagaatggtggtggtggtggtcaatttggtgctggtttgcaaaatttcaaaaatgagatgatcttctctttgtttcaaagtctccacttgtcatctctattctggtcaatgtaggcagagtcaaccctgatggtcaacaccaaaaatgttcaccttgacatggtcttggatgaggtggaaagagttggccaagtttagtttagaaatctgccaaaccaggggctca
Coding sequences within it:
- the LOC139838311 gene encoding uncharacterized protein; this encodes MLRHGMQSHSSCPLCEQAPETADHLALGCVLAREVWHATLQRCNLSHLTPLAGDMLIEWWPNSRRRVPQQLRKGFDSLVLLMVWTLWKERNSRVLKRSAETARGIFKRITEEVELWKLSGAVGLCNIWR